The Montipora capricornis isolate CH-2021 chromosome 3, ASM3666992v2, whole genome shotgun sequence genome window below encodes:
- the LOC138042024 gene encoding ryncolin-4-like codes for MSRRDVFFTTQFGFELVLYALLVNQPVALSGNIAAKLKTATKHCNNIYFYAGSSTEKIEAMLKEMKKQLTHIQSDIDTLKGANNTVRVRRDCAELYKSGERISGFYKIDPDGSGAFDVFCDQTTAGGGWTVFQKRLDGSVDFYRNWSDYKIGFGTLNGEFWLGLDKIHRLTKLVRNTLRVDLEDTTGKTAYATYDMFAVTSEKAKYQLSLGSYSGTAGDSLSYHRGAAFSTKDNDQSGTCAVSFKGAWWYTGCHRSNLNGLYHHGKHSS; via the exons ATGAGTCGTCGAGATGTCTTTTTTACCACTCAATTTGGCTTTGAGTTAGTGCTCTATGCATTGCTCGTCAACCAACCCGTTGCTTTGTCGGGAAATATTGCTGCCAAACTAAAGACAGCTACTAAGCATTGTAACAACATTTACTTTTACGCTGGATCATCAACTGAAAAGATCGAAGCTATGCTGAAAGAAATGAAGAAGCAACTCACTCATATACAAAGTGACATCGACACACTGAAAGGCGCTAACAACACTGTTAGAG TCAGGAGGGACTGTGCTGAGCTGTACAAATCTGGTGAAAGGATCAGTGGTTTTTACAAAATCGACCCTGATGGTTCAGGGGCCTTTGATGTGTTTTGTGACCAGACAACAGCCGGTGGGGGGTGGACAGTGTTCCAAAAGAGACTGGACGGATCAGTTGACTTTTACCGCAACTGGTCTGACTACAAAATTGGCTTTGGCACCCTAAATGGCGAGTTTTGGTTGGGACTGGACAAGATCCATCGTCTGACCAAACTGGTGAGGAATACGCTTCGAGTTGATTTAGAAGACACAACAGGCAAAACTGCCTATGCTACCTATGATATGTTTGCAGTGACCAGCGAGAAGGCCAAATACCAGTTGAGCCTTGGAAGTTACTCGG GAACTGCTGGTGATTCGTTATCTTACCACCGTGGTGCTGCCTTTTCTACCAAGGATAATGATCAGTCTGGAACCTGTGCAGTGTCTTTTAAAGGTGCTTGGTGGTATACGGGCTGTCACAGGTCAAACCTGAACGGTCTTTATCACCATGGCAAACACTCTTCATAA